The following proteins are co-located in the Acinetobacter sp. NCu2D-2 genome:
- a CDS encoding aspartate carbamoyltransferase catalytic subunit codes for MHLAALHTPSQIQLNKEGNLKHFLTIEGLSKETLTKILDTAASFFNDQNQLITNNLLEGKTVMNLFFENSTRTRTTFEAAAKRLSANVLNIDIARSSTSKGETLRDTLWNLEAMAADIFVVRHSSSGAAHFIAKDVCPHVAIINAGDGRHAHPTQAMLDMLTIRRETKKNFEDISIAIIGDIKHSRVARSDVAALQTLGCKDIRVIAPNTLLPYGFDDYGPEVRLFNDMESGIKDCDVIITLRIQNERIDSPALASQAEFYKMYGLNKERLALAKPDCIVMHPGPMNRGVEIDSSIADGPQSVILHQVTNGIAVRMAVLALAMQGQLQEQGLIEAIAV; via the coding sequence ATGCACTTGGCTGCATTGCATACACCGAGCCAGATTCAACTCAATAAAGAAGGCAATTTAAAACACTTCTTGACCATCGAAGGTCTTTCTAAAGAAACTCTTACAAAAATATTGGACACCGCGGCGTCCTTTTTTAATGACCAAAATCAGCTCATTACCAATAATTTGCTCGAAGGCAAGACGGTAATGAACCTCTTCTTTGAAAATTCTACCCGTACGCGAACGACCTTTGAAGCAGCCGCAAAGCGACTTTCTGCCAATGTATTAAACATCGATATTGCCCGCTCAAGTACCTCTAAAGGTGAAACTTTACGTGATACTTTGTGGAATTTAGAAGCCATGGCTGCGGATATTTTCGTGGTTCGTCATTCGTCATCAGGTGCAGCGCACTTTATTGCCAAAGATGTATGTCCGCACGTAGCAATCATTAACGCAGGTGATGGTCGTCATGCACATCCAACTCAAGCTATGCTTGATATGTTGACCATTCGCCGTGAAACCAAAAAGAACTTTGAAGATATTTCAATTGCGATTATTGGTGATATTAAACATTCACGTGTGGCTCGTTCAGATGTCGCAGCACTACAAACTTTAGGGTGTAAAGATATTCGTGTGATTGCACCGAATACCTTGCTGCCATATGGTTTTGATGATTACGGTCCTGAAGTTCGTTTATTTAACGACATGGAATCAGGTATTAAAGACTGTGATGTCATTATTACGTTACGTATTCAAAATGAACGTATTGATTCGCCAGCACTTGCATCACAAGCTGAATTCTACAAAATGTACGGTCTTAACAAAGAACGTCTTGCTTTGGCGAAACCCGATTGTATCGTTATGCACCCAGGCCCAATGAACCGTGGTGTAGAAATTGATTCAAGCATTGCTGATGGTCCTCAATCTGTCATTTTGCATCAAGTGACGAATGGGATCGCTGTTCGTATGGCAGTATTGGCACTTGCCATGCAAGGTCAGTTACAAGAACAAGGTTTAATTGAAGCAATTGCGGTTTGA
- a CDS encoding dihydroorotase — translation MTIVKIENVRVLDPINQTDRIQTVYIENGKIVAEAANVTETVDGQGKWLMPSMVDLCARLREPGQQQHGTLKSEGTAARENGILHVFTPPDSKPIVQDNGALIHGLVEKAMLDGGIYLEVIGAQTQGLKGNQPANMAGLKKGGCSAVSNANAPFADDDVVLRTLEYAAGLGLTVVFYAEEHQIAKDGCAHEGFVASRQGLPMIPALAETVAIAKYLLMIEATKVRAHFGLLSCGASVELIRIAKEKGLPVTCDVAMHQLHLTDHLIDGFNSLAHVRPPLRSENDKELLRQGVKAGVIDAICTHHEPLSSSAKMAPFAETLPGFTAFDTYVPFGVKLVEEGLFTPLEWVEKVSLAPAKVAQMEQRWAAESGWVLVDPELEWTLTKDTIRSQGKNTPLIQQTVKGKVIQTYYPA, via the coding sequence ATGACTATTGTAAAAATTGAAAATGTACGTGTGCTTGATCCAATCAATCAAACTGATCGCATTCAAACGGTTTATATTGAAAACGGCAAAATCGTTGCAGAAGCTGCAAATGTGACTGAAACCGTAGACGGTCAAGGCAAATGGTTGATGCCATCAATGGTTGACCTTTGTGCGCGTTTACGTGAGCCAGGGCAACAGCAGCACGGAACTTTAAAGTCTGAAGGTACAGCAGCACGCGAAAATGGTATTTTGCATGTGTTTACTCCACCAGATTCAAAACCAATTGTTCAGGACAATGGTGCACTGATTCATGGTTTAGTTGAAAAAGCCATGTTAGATGGTGGTATTTACTTAGAAGTGATTGGTGCGCAAACACAAGGTTTGAAAGGTAATCAACCTGCTAACATGGCAGGCTTGAAAAAGGGTGGTTGTAGTGCCGTTTCAAATGCCAATGCGCCTTTCGCTGATGATGATGTTGTATTACGAACTTTAGAATATGCAGCAGGTTTGGGTTTGACTGTTGTGTTCTATGCAGAAGAGCATCAAATTGCCAAAGATGGCTGTGCGCATGAAGGTTTTGTTGCATCACGTCAAGGTTTGCCGATGATTCCTGCACTGGCTGAGACTGTGGCAATCGCGAAATACTTATTAATGATTGAAGCAACAAAAGTACGTGCCCATTTCGGTTTGCTATCGTGTGGTGCTTCAGTTGAACTGATTCGTATTGCTAAAGAAAAAGGCTTACCTGTAACCTGTGATGTTGCGATGCATCAATTGCATTTGACTGACCATTTGATTGATGGATTTAATTCATTGGCTCATGTTCGTCCGCCGCTACGCTCAGAAAATGACAAAGAGCTTTTACGTCAAGGCGTGAAAGCTGGCGTAATCGACGCGATCTGTACGCATCATGAACCTTTAAGCAGTTCAGCGAAAATGGCACCGTTTGCGGAAACTCTACCGGGTTTTACAGCGTTCGATACCTATGTACCCTTTGGTGTGAAATTAGTGGAAGAAGGCTTGTTTACACCACTTGAATGGGTAGAAAAAGTCAGCTTAGCACCAGCGAAAGTGGCGCAAATGGAACAACGTTGGGCAGCGGAATCGGGTTGGGTTTTGGTTGATCCTGAACTTGAATGGACGTTAACCAAAGATACGATTCGTTCACAAGGTAAGAATACACCGCTTATTCAGCAAACTGTGAAAGGTAAAGTGATTCAGACGTATTATCCTGCCTAA